Proteins encoded together in one Larus michahellis chromosome 4, bLarMic1.1, whole genome shotgun sequence window:
- the SYT13 gene encoding synaptotagmin-13 isoform X2 produces the protein MVLSAPVIALGATLGTATSILALCGLTCFCKCKQPGKGLSEKDQEEDTENTKPSVLQPVQQFNVKKTAEPVQPRALLKFPNIYGPKPVVTSPEIVNYTQYSLKTTEEPATGKNTSLDENRMKIQVNEELFVLPQNGVVKDVCVTEHLNPERAASCNQAPELRYSLAYDQQKAELQVALLEAMHGRMSGDQDTGCHCYVLGTLVSKSGIAEAQTELKKKVLHTLWEEVLRFPLTEDEMPEGTLTLTLRNCDKFSRHSIVGELKLSLANMESFGMAQWERLKTPEKEPSTGHGEVLLSISYLPAANRLLVVIIKAKNLHSKQLKDLLGNDVSVKVTLRHQSLKLKKKQTKRAKHKINPVWNEMIMFEVPHELLRASSVELEMLSQDGAGQSHVLGKCSLGLHVTGTERNHWEEMLRNPRRQIAMWHQLHM, from the exons ATGGTTTTATCTGCCCCAGTTATAGCCCTGGGGGCTACCTTAGGGACTGCAACTAGCATCCTTGCCCTCTGCGGGCTCACCTGCTTCTGCAAATGCAAGCAACCTGGGAAAGGACTCTCAGAAAAGGACCAAGAGGAGGACACAGAAAATACTAAGCCCAGTGTGCTTCAGCCAGTCCAGCAA ttcaaCGTTAAGAAAACTGCAGAGCCAGTCCAGCCTCGAGCACTCCTGAAGTTTCCCAACATTTATGGCCCCAAACCAGTAGTAACTTCACCTGAAATTGTTAACTACACGCAGTACTCCCTGAAGACAACAGAAGAACCAGCTACTGGAAAAAATACTAGTTTGGACGAGAACAGGATGAAGATACAAGTCAACGAAGAGCTGTTTGTTCTCCCTCAAAACG GTGTAGTAAAGGATGTGTGTGTCACGGAGCACTTGAACCCCGAGAGGGCAGCCAGCTGTAACCAGGCCCCTGAACTGCGCTACTCCCTTGCATATGATCAACAAAAAGCCGAGCTGCAAGTGGCCCTTCTGGAAG ctaTGCATGGCAGAATGAGTGGGGACCAAGACACTGGCTGCCATTGCTACGTACTGGGCACATTGGTCAGCAAGTCTGGTATTGCTGAGGCACAGACAGAGCTGAAGAAGAAGGTGCTTCACACCCTCTGGGAGGAGGTCCTGCGATTCCCATTAACGGAGGATGAGATGCCAGAGGGGACACTGACTCTCACCCTGAGAAACTGCGACAAGTTCTCCAGGCACAGCATTGTGGGGGAACTCAAACTGAGCCTTGCTAATATGGAGTCCTTTGGGATGGCCCAGTGGGAAAGGCTAAAGACTCCAGAGAAG GAGCCGTCTACTGGTCATGGGGAGGTTCTGCTCTCTATCAGCTACCTGCCAGCAGCTAACCGCCTCCTAGTGGTGATTATTAAGGCTAAAAATCTCCATTCCAAGCAGCTGAAAGATCTACTTGGCAATG ATGTTTCTGTCAAGGTGACACTGAGGCATCAGTCCTTGAAGCTGAAGAAGAAGCAGACCAAACGTGCAAAACACAAGATCAACCCTGTGTGGAATGAGATGATCATGTTTGAGGTGCCTCATGAGCTCCTGCGTGCCTCCAGCGTGGAGCTGGAAATGCTGAGCCAGGATGGTGCTGGGCAGAGCCACGTGCTCGGCAAGTGCAGCCTGGGCTTGCATGTCACGGGCACAGAGAGGAACCACTGGGAAGAAATGCTGAGGAACCCCAGGAGACAGATAGCCATGTGGCACCAGCTCCACATGTAG
- the SYT13 gene encoding synaptotagmin-13 isoform X1, whose translation MVLSAPVIALGATLGTATSILALCGLTCFCKCKQPGKGLSEKDQEEDTENTKPSVLQPVQQFNVKKTAEPVQPRALLKFPNIYGPKPVVTSPEIVNYTQYSLKTTEEPATGKNTSLDENRMKIQVNEELFVLPQNVPGVVKDVCVTEHLNPERAASCNQAPELRYSLAYDQQKAELQVALLEAMHGRMSGDQDTGCHCYVLGTLVSKSGIAEAQTELKKKVLHTLWEEVLRFPLTEDEMPEGTLTLTLRNCDKFSRHSIVGELKLSLANMESFGMAQWERLKTPEKEPSTGHGEVLLSISYLPAANRLLVVIIKAKNLHSKQLKDLLGNDVSVKVTLRHQSLKLKKKQTKRAKHKINPVWNEMIMFEVPHELLRASSVELEMLSQDGAGQSHVLGKCSLGLHVTGTERNHWEEMLRNPRRQIAMWHQLHM comes from the exons ATGGTTTTATCTGCCCCAGTTATAGCCCTGGGGGCTACCTTAGGGACTGCAACTAGCATCCTTGCCCTCTGCGGGCTCACCTGCTTCTGCAAATGCAAGCAACCTGGGAAAGGACTCTCAGAAAAGGACCAAGAGGAGGACACAGAAAATACTAAGCCCAGTGTGCTTCAGCCAGTCCAGCAA ttcaaCGTTAAGAAAACTGCAGAGCCAGTCCAGCCTCGAGCACTCCTGAAGTTTCCCAACATTTATGGCCCCAAACCAGTAGTAACTTCACCTGAAATTGTTAACTACACGCAGTACTCCCTGAAGACAACAGAAGAACCAGCTACTGGAAAAAATACTAGTTTGGACGAGAACAGGATGAAGATACAAGTCAACGAAGAGCTGTTTGTTCTCCCTCAAAACG TTCCAGGTGTAGTAAAGGATGTGTGTGTCACGGAGCACTTGAACCCCGAGAGGGCAGCCAGCTGTAACCAGGCCCCTGAACTGCGCTACTCCCTTGCATATGATCAACAAAAAGCCGAGCTGCAAGTGGCCCTTCTGGAAG ctaTGCATGGCAGAATGAGTGGGGACCAAGACACTGGCTGCCATTGCTACGTACTGGGCACATTGGTCAGCAAGTCTGGTATTGCTGAGGCACAGACAGAGCTGAAGAAGAAGGTGCTTCACACCCTCTGGGAGGAGGTCCTGCGATTCCCATTAACGGAGGATGAGATGCCAGAGGGGACACTGACTCTCACCCTGAGAAACTGCGACAAGTTCTCCAGGCACAGCATTGTGGGGGAACTCAAACTGAGCCTTGCTAATATGGAGTCCTTTGGGATGGCCCAGTGGGAAAGGCTAAAGACTCCAGAGAAG GAGCCGTCTACTGGTCATGGGGAGGTTCTGCTCTCTATCAGCTACCTGCCAGCAGCTAACCGCCTCCTAGTGGTGATTATTAAGGCTAAAAATCTCCATTCCAAGCAGCTGAAAGATCTACTTGGCAATG ATGTTTCTGTCAAGGTGACACTGAGGCATCAGTCCTTGAAGCTGAAGAAGAAGCAGACCAAACGTGCAAAACACAAGATCAACCCTGTGTGGAATGAGATGATCATGTTTGAGGTGCCTCATGAGCTCCTGCGTGCCTCCAGCGTGGAGCTGGAAATGCTGAGCCAGGATGGTGCTGGGCAGAGCCACGTGCTCGGCAAGTGCAGCCTGGGCTTGCATGTCACGGGCACAGAGAGGAACCACTGGGAAGAAATGCTGAGGAACCCCAGGAGACAGATAGCCATGTGGCACCAGCTCCACATGTAG